The following are from one region of the Pseudazoarcus pumilus genome:
- a CDS encoding (Fe-S)-binding protein — MSDTRSTADTTSEDTARKATRPRVGLFATCLMNVFRPSVGFASVKLLEEAGCQVEVPDAQTCCGQPGYNSGDSDSARALARQVIETFENFEYVVGPSGSCMATIRHDYPVLFADDAPWRERAERLAAKSWELTAFLHDVLGAKIPEGARFAHAATYHDSCSGLRGLGIKGQPRALLAGVDGLNLREMEDTEVCCGFGGTFCVKYPEISTKMVDDKIRNALDTGAEVLLGGDLGCLMNIAGRLKRINAPLRVYHVAEVLAGMASGPGIADARKESK; from the coding sequence ATGTCCGACACCCGCAGCACCGCCGACACCACGAGCGAGGACACGGCCAGAAAGGCCACCCGCCCGCGCGTCGGCCTGTTCGCCACCTGTCTGATGAACGTCTTTCGCCCGAGCGTGGGCTTTGCCAGCGTCAAGCTGCTCGAAGAGGCCGGCTGTCAGGTCGAGGTGCCCGACGCGCAGACCTGTTGCGGCCAGCCCGGCTACAACAGCGGCGACTCCGACTCGGCACGCGCACTCGCGCGCCAGGTGATCGAGACCTTCGAGAACTTCGAATACGTGGTCGGCCCTTCCGGCTCGTGCATGGCGACCATCCGCCACGACTACCCGGTGCTGTTCGCGGACGACGCGCCCTGGCGCGAGCGCGCCGAGCGCCTCGCCGCCAAGAGCTGGGAACTGACTGCCTTCCTGCACGACGTGCTCGGCGCGAAGATCCCGGAGGGCGCGCGCTTCGCCCACGCCGCGACCTACCACGATTCTTGCTCCGGCTTGCGCGGACTGGGCATCAAGGGCCAGCCGCGTGCGCTGCTCGCCGGGGTCGACGGCCTCAATCTGCGTGAGATGGAGGACACCGAGGTGTGCTGCGGCTTCGGCGGCACATTCTGCGTGAAGTACCCCGAAATCTCGACCAAGATGGTCGATGACAAGATCCGCAACGCGCTCGATACCGGCGCCGAGGTGCTGCTGGGCGGCGACCTGGGCTGTCTGATGAACATCGCCGGACGCCTCAAGCGCATCAACGCACCGTTGCGCGTGTATCACGTCGCCGAGGTGCTGGCCGGCATGGCGAGCGGCCCGGGCATTGCTGATGCCCGCAAGGAGAGCAAGTAA
- a CDS encoding DNA-3-methyladenine glycosylase I has translation MTESTRCGWAGSDPLYVAYHDTEWGVPVTDERTMFEFLLLEGMQAGLAWITVLKKRARYREVFDGFDPDRIARYDEAKRAALLADAGIIRNRAKVDAAIGNARAWLELREAGIDPVAWLWGFVGGAPRQNAWPRLADVPATTPESDAMAKALKARGFKFVGSTICYAHMQATGMVNDHVADCFRHAEVAKLAQ, from the coding sequence ATGACTGAGAGCACGCGCTGCGGCTGGGCGGGTTCGGACCCGCTGTACGTCGCCTACCACGACACCGAGTGGGGCGTGCCGGTCACGGATGAGCGCACGATGTTCGAGTTTCTGCTGCTCGAAGGCATGCAGGCGGGCCTCGCGTGGATCACGGTGCTGAAAAAGCGCGCACGCTACCGCGAGGTCTTCGACGGTTTCGACCCCGATCGCATCGCACGCTACGACGAGGCCAAACGCGCCGCGCTGCTCGCGGACGCCGGCATCATCCGCAACCGCGCCAAGGTCGACGCCGCCATCGGCAACGCTCGTGCATGGCTGGAACTGCGCGAGGCCGGCATCGATCCGGTCGCATGGCTGTGGGGGTTCGTCGGTGGAGCGCCGCGCCAGAATGCCTGGCCGCGGCTCGCCGACGTGCCGGCCACCACGCCCGAATCGGACGCGATGGCCAAGGCGCTCAAGGCGCGTGGCTTCAAGTTCGTCGGCTCGACCATCTGCTACGCCCACATGCAGGCCACCGGCATGGTCAACGACCATGTTGCGGACTGCTTCCGCCACGCCGAGGTGGCGAAGCTGGCGCAATGA
- a CDS encoding LutB/LldF family L-lactate oxidation iron-sulfur protein yields the protein MEIRSREFKQRSVFAIHDANLQSALDRARDGFIGTRAARAAELPEFEQLREEAKGLKNHILEHLDHYLEKYEAAVTAAGGHVHWARDAAEARRIVLEICKRHDAKTVTKGKSMISEEIGLNEALIANGMEVVETDLGEYIIQLAEEPPSHIIAPAVHKTKKQITELFAAHHDRPPKTSVPDLVNEAREMLRGKFFAADVGITGGNFLIAETGSSVIVTNEGNGDLTQTLARVHIVTSSIEKVVPTLDDATLLLRLLARSATGQETETYTTFSTGPRREGDIDGPEEYHVVLVDNGRSKMLGGRFREMLRCIRCGACMNHCPVYGSVGGHAYGWVYPGPMGSVLTPLIKGLDNSYDLPNACTLNGRCASVCPVKIPLPDLLRELRHMQHQRELSPPTQRHALALWRFAATRPKLYHFGERIATRALALAGRTKGRIRRMPFAAGWTDTRDLPAPTGKTFIDQWKARRGQK from the coding sequence ATGGAGATTCGTTCCCGCGAGTTCAAGCAGCGTTCGGTCTTCGCGATCCACGACGCCAACCTGCAGAGCGCGCTCGATCGCGCGCGCGACGGCTTCATCGGCACGCGCGCCGCGCGCGCGGCCGAACTGCCCGAGTTCGAGCAGTTGCGCGAGGAAGCCAAGGGGCTGAAGAACCACATCCTGGAGCACCTCGACCACTACCTCGAGAAGTACGAGGCGGCGGTCACGGCCGCCGGCGGTCACGTGCACTGGGCACGCGACGCCGCCGAGGCGCGGCGCATCGTGCTCGAGATCTGCAAGCGTCACGACGCGAAGACGGTGACCAAGGGCAAATCCATGATCTCCGAGGAGATCGGCCTGAACGAGGCGCTGATCGCCAACGGCATGGAGGTGGTCGAGACCGATCTGGGCGAGTACATCATCCAGCTCGCCGAGGAGCCACCCTCGCACATCATCGCGCCCGCCGTACACAAGACCAAGAAGCAGATCACCGAACTGTTCGCCGCGCACCACGACCGCCCGCCCAAGACCTCGGTACCCGATCTGGTCAACGAGGCGCGCGAGATGCTGCGCGGCAAGTTCTTCGCGGCCGACGTGGGCATCACCGGCGGCAACTTCCTGATCGCCGAGACCGGCTCTTCGGTGATCGTCACCAACGAGGGCAACGGCGACCTCACACAGACGCTGGCCAGGGTGCACATCGTCACCTCGAGCATCGAGAAGGTCGTGCCCACGCTCGACGACGCCACGCTGCTGCTGCGTCTGCTCGCGCGCAGCGCCACCGGCCAGGAAACCGAGACCTACACCACCTTCTCGACCGGCCCGCGTCGCGAGGGCGACATCGACGGCCCCGAGGAATACCACGTGGTGCTCGTCGACAACGGCCGCTCGAAGATGCTGGGCGGGCGTTTTCGCGAGATGCTGCGCTGCATCCGCTGCGGCGCGTGCATGAACCACTGCCCGGTGTACGGCTCGGTCGGCGGCCATGCCTACGGCTGGGTCTATCCGGGGCCGATGGGCTCGGTACTCACGCCGCTGATCAAGGGCCTGGACAATTCCTACGATCTGCCCAACGCATGCACGCTCAACGGCCGCTGCGCCTCGGTATGCCCGGTCAAGATCCCGCTGCCCGACCTGCTGCGCGAGCTGCGCCACATGCAGCATCAGCGCGAACTCTCGCCCCCCACGCAGCGCCACGCGCTGGCGCTGTGGCGCTTCGCCGCGACGCGGCCCAAGCTCTACCACTTCGGCGAGCGCATCGCCACCCGCGCGCTGGCGCTGGCCGGCCGAACGAAGGGGCGCATCCGCCGCATGCCGTTCGCCGCCGGCTGGACCGACACGCGCGACCTGCCCGCACCGACCGGCAAGACCTTCATCGACCAGTGGAAAGCCAGGAGGGGCCAGAAATGA
- a CDS encoding DUF502 domain-containing protein gives MGVITRNILTGLITILPVTLTIYLLWWLVVSAENLLGRRLLAVLPDGIYQPGLGVAIGLVLCFVVGLLMHTYVMQRLVEYGETLFQKLPIVRSIYPTIRDFFEYFSPMRKKDFRQVVAVKLPETGLEVVGLVTQTDRNRMPRNFGDEGSVLVYLPMSYMIGGYTAVVPRANVRELDISMDEAMRFILTAGVTGVGNQRKKVSRPEAVKTASEQSKA, from the coding sequence ATGGGCGTCATCACCCGCAACATCCTCACCGGCCTGATCACCATCCTGCCGGTCACGCTCACCATCTACCTGCTGTGGTGGCTGGTCGTATCGGCCGAGAACCTGCTCGGGCGACGTCTGCTCGCGGTGCTGCCCGACGGCATCTATCAGCCGGGCCTGGGCGTAGCCATCGGCCTGGTGCTGTGTTTCGTCGTCGGCCTGCTGATGCACACCTACGTGATGCAGCGCCTGGTCGAGTATGGTGAGACGCTCTTCCAGAAACTGCCGATCGTGCGCAGCATCTATCCGACCATCCGCGACTTCTTCGAATACTTCTCGCCGATGCGCAAGAAGGACTTCCGTCAGGTGGTCGCGGTGAAGCTGCCCGAAACCGGACTGGAAGTGGTGGGCCTGGTCACCCAGACCGACCGCAACCGCATGCCCAGGAACTTCGGCGACGAGGGCAGCGTGCTCGTCTATCTGCCGATGAGCTACATGATCGGCGGCTACACCGCGGTCGTGCCGCGTGCCAACGTGCGCGAACTCGACATCAGCATGGACGAGGCGATGCGCTTCATCCTCACCGCAGGCGTCACCGGCGTCGGCAACCAGCGCAAGAAGGTCAGCCGCCCCGAAGCCGTCAAAACCGCAAGCGAACAATCCAAGGCATGA
- a CDS encoding thymidine phosphorylase family protein — protein sequence MSRRKMPVIAEGCEAAHSELALRRVAIDTWRENVVYLHRDCAVYRAEGFQALAKVEVRANGRMILATLNVVDDAAIVGCHELGLSEDAFAQLDVAEGHPGSVRQAEPAGSIPALHRKIDGHRLAREDYRAIVRDIADHRYTKIELTAFVVACSQNELDREEVFFLTDAMVETGRKLDWRERLVVDKHCIGGIPGNRTSMLVVPIVAAHGMLCPKTSSRAITSPAGTADTMEVLADVELPFERLEAIVREHRACIAWGGTADLSPADDILISVERPLSIDSPGQMVASILSKKIAAGSTHLVLDIPVGPSAKVRSMPDALRLRKLFEYVARAMNLALDVVITDGRQPVGLGIGPALEARDVMRVLENHPEAPSDLRQKALRLAGRMIEFDPDVRGGEGFAIARDILDSGRALAKMDAIIRAQGGRGFDAERPELGRLGFEVRAREDGVVTAIDNLQIARIAGLAGAPKVKGAGVELVRKLGDAVRAGELLYRVHASFPADQAFARQAAERDDGYRIGPATGVQHLFVEF from the coding sequence ATGAGCCGCCGCAAGATGCCCGTCATTGCCGAGGGCTGCGAGGCCGCGCATTCCGAACTGGCGCTGCGGCGTGTGGCGATCGACACCTGGCGCGAGAACGTCGTCTATCTGCACCGCGACTGTGCCGTGTATCGCGCCGAGGGCTTCCAGGCGTTGGCCAAGGTCGAAGTGCGCGCCAACGGCCGCATGATCCTCGCCACGCTCAACGTCGTCGATGACGCGGCCATCGTCGGTTGCCACGAACTGGGCTTGTCGGAGGATGCCTTCGCGCAGCTCGATGTCGCCGAGGGCCATCCGGGCAGCGTGCGCCAGGCCGAGCCGGCCGGCTCGATTCCCGCGCTGCATCGCAAGATCGACGGTCATCGCCTGGCGCGCGAGGATTACCGTGCGATCGTGCGCGACATTGCCGACCACCGCTATACCAAGATCGAGCTGACCGCCTTCGTCGTCGCCTGCAGCCAGAACGAACTCGACCGCGAGGAAGTGTTCTTCCTCACCGACGCGATGGTCGAGACCGGGCGCAAGCTCGACTGGCGCGAGCGTCTGGTCGTCGACAAGCACTGCATCGGCGGCATTCCGGGCAACCGCACGTCGATGCTGGTGGTGCCCATCGTCGCCGCCCACGGCATGCTGTGCCCCAAGACCTCGTCGCGTGCGATCACCTCGCCGGCCGGCACGGCGGACACCATGGAAGTGCTCGCCGACGTCGAGCTGCCCTTCGAGCGGCTGGAAGCCATCGTGCGCGAGCATCGCGCCTGCATCGCCTGGGGCGGCACGGCCGACCTGTCGCCGGCCGACGACATCCTGATTTCGGTCGAGCGCCCGCTGTCGATCGACTCGCCCGGCCAGATGGTGGCCTCCATCCTGTCGAAGAAGATCGCCGCCGGCTCCACCCATCTGGTGCTCGACATCCCGGTCGGGCCCAGCGCCAAGGTGCGCTCCATGCCCGACGCGTTGCGCCTGCGCAAGCTCTTCGAGTACGTCGCGCGCGCGATGAATCTGGCGCTCGACGTGGTCATCACCGACGGTCGCCAGCCGGTGGGACTGGGCATCGGCCCGGCGCTCGAGGCGCGCGACGTCATGCGCGTGCTCGAGAACCACCCCGAGGCACCGTCCGATCTGCGCCAGAAGGCGCTGCGCCTGGCCGGCCGCATGATCGAGTTCGATCCCGACGTGCGCGGTGGCGAAGGCTTCGCGATCGCGCGCGACATTCTCGATTCGGGCCGCGCGCTGGCGAAGATGGACGCCATCATCCGCGCCCAGGGAGGGCGCGGCTTCGATGCCGAGCGGCCTGAACTGGGACGGCTGGGTTTCGAGGTGCGTGCGCGCGAAGACGGCGTCGTCACCGCCATCGACAACCTGCAGATCGCCCGCATCGCCGGACTGGCCGGCGCGCCCAAGGTCAAGGGGGCTGGCGTCGAACTGGTGCGCAAGCTCGGCGACGCGGTGCGCGCCGGCGAGCTGTTGTACCGTGTGCACGCCAGCTTCCCGGCCGATCAGGCGTTCGCGCGCCAGGCGGCCGAGCGCGACGACGGCTACCGCATCGGCCCGGCAACCGGCGTGCAACATCTGTTCGTGGAGTTCTGA
- a CDS encoding acyl carrier protein phosphodiesterase, giving the protein MNFLAHAWLAGDSPADRLGGLIGDFVKGPLPAGLPADVAEGVRLHRAIDSFADTHPAFMASRARVPATRRRVAGILVDMFYDHFLARHWHEFHDWPLEDFTAGAYRLMADHGAILPPRLATLLPVMAGDDWFTSYRDAESVAYALDRMARRLSRPHLLTGSGAVLHADYAGFEADFRAFLPTASDFVEAQRAARLS; this is encoded by the coding sequence ATGAATTTCCTCGCACATGCCTGGCTTGCCGGCGACTCGCCGGCCGACCGGCTGGGGGGGCTGATCGGTGATTTCGTCAAAGGCCCGCTTCCGGCCGGCCTGCCCGCCGATGTGGCCGAGGGCGTACGTCTGCATCGCGCGATCGACAGTTTCGCCGACACCCACCCGGCCTTCATGGCGAGCCGCGCGCGCGTGCCGGCCACGCGCCGGCGCGTGGCCGGCATCCTCGTCGACATGTTCTACGATCACTTTCTGGCGCGGCACTGGCACGAGTTCCACGATTGGCCGCTGGAGGACTTCACCGCTGGCGCCTATCGGCTGATGGCCGATCATGGCGCCATTCTGCCGCCGCGACTGGCCACGCTGTTGCCGGTGATGGCCGGCGACGACTGGTTCACCTCCTACCGCGACGCCGAGTCGGTGGCGTATGCGCTGGACCGCATGGCAAGACGCCTGAGCCGGCCGCATCTGCTGACAGGCTCAGGCGCCGTGTTGCATGCGGATTACGCCGGCTTCGAAGCCGACTTTCGCGCCTTCCTGCCCACCGCGAGCGATTTCGTCGAGGCGCAGCGGGCGGCTCGTCTCAGTTGA
- a CDS encoding ribose-phosphate diphosphokinase yields MEGILLHFDDEARVAAKLAPAADLRAAVIERHRFPDGELRLRLPAVLPPQVIVLRGLHEPNEKLVELLLTARSARTLGARRLTLVAPYLGYMRQDAAFRPGEAVSQTIVGGFLAELFDALITVDPHLHRVLHLSDAVPVEQAVALSAAELLASVALAHRERPLLLGPDEEAAQWVEAGARAFGLDFAVCTKHRHGDHEVEIRLPEVDVSGRAVVILDDVASTGRTVARAATLLRAAGAASVDLAVTHALFAGDALATVRAAGVEHVWSTDAIAHETNVASVTALIAAALSRLAEHSDD; encoded by the coding sequence GTGGAAGGGATTCTGCTGCATTTCGACGACGAAGCCAGGGTCGCGGCCAAGCTCGCGCCGGCGGCGGACTTGCGCGCCGCAGTCATCGAGCGTCACCGCTTTCCGGACGGTGAGCTGCGCCTGCGCCTGCCCGCCGTGCTGCCGCCACAGGTGATTGTGCTGCGCGGCCTGCACGAACCCAACGAGAAACTCGTCGAGCTGCTGCTCACCGCGCGCAGTGCGCGCACGCTGGGTGCGCGGCGGCTGACGCTGGTTGCGCCCTATCTCGGCTACATGCGCCAGGACGCCGCCTTTCGCCCCGGCGAGGCGGTCAGCCAGACCATCGTCGGCGGCTTCCTGGCCGAACTGTTCGACGCGCTGATCACGGTCGATCCGCACCTGCACCGCGTGCTGCATCTGTCCGATGCGGTGCCGGTGGAGCAGGCCGTTGCACTCTCGGCGGCCGAACTGCTCGCCAGCGTCGCACTGGCGCATCGCGAGCGGCCGCTGCTGCTCGGCCCCGACGAGGAGGCCGCGCAGTGGGTCGAGGCCGGCGCGCGCGCCTTCGGGCTCGATTTTGCGGTGTGCACCAAGCACCGCCACGGCGATCATGAGGTCGAGATCCGCCTGCCCGAGGTCGATGTGTCGGGGCGCGCGGTCGTCATTCTGGACGATGTCGCCAGCACTGGACGCACCGTCGCACGCGCGGCCACGCTGCTGCGCGCGGCCGGTGCCGCATCGGTGGATCTGGCCGTTACCCACGCACTTTTCGCCGGTGACGCGCTTGCCACGGTGCGCGCAGCCGGCGTCGAGCATGTGTGGAGCACCGACGCCATCGCGCACGAGACCAATGTCGCGAGTGTCACCGCATTGATCGCCGCCGCCCTCAGCCGGCTTGCGGAGCACAGCGATGACTGA
- a CDS encoding LutC/YkgG family protein produces the protein MTSAREAILGAVRASLGRGALDDAQRAELDARIPAHTRPAQDEDPVERFKRKFESRSGTVVRIDSADQIVATVEAYRAAHDLKKKIAVGGALRELKWPRGWHKHHDPAGIDEALSLTTCFSAVAETGSLVFASGPDNPITHNFVPDDHIVVLEAKQIVDRFEDAWALLRKRDAGMPRATNIVSGPSRTADVEQTIQLGAHGPRRVHVILIG, from the coding sequence ATGACGAGCGCCCGCGAAGCCATCCTCGGCGCGGTGCGCGCCTCGCTCGGGCGCGGCGCGCTCGACGACGCGCAGCGCGCCGAACTCGACGCGCGCATTCCGGCCCACACCCGCCCTGCACAGGACGAGGACCCGGTGGAACGGTTCAAACGCAAGTTCGAAAGCCGCTCCGGCACCGTCGTGCGCATCGACAGCGCCGACCAGATCGTCGCGACCGTCGAGGCCTACCGCGCCGCCCACGACCTGAAGAAGAAGATCGCGGTCGGCGGCGCGCTGCGCGAACTCAAATGGCCGCGCGGCTGGCACAAGCACCACGACCCGGCCGGCATCGACGAGGCCTTGTCGCTGACCACCTGCTTTTCAGCCGTGGCGGAAACCGGCAGCCTGGTCTTCGCCTCCGGCCCCGACAACCCCATCACGCACAACTTCGTGCCGGACGATCATATCGTCGTGCTGGAAGCGAAGCAGATCGTCGACCGCTTCGAGGACGCCTGGGCCCTGTTGCGAAAACGCGACGCAGGCATGCCCCGCGCCACCAACATTGTTTCAGGGCCGTCACGCACCGCAGACGTCGAGCAGACCATCCAGCTCGGCGCGCACGGGCCGCGGCGGGTGCATGTGATCCTGATCGGCTGA
- a CDS encoding thioesterase family protein: MTTSPAQIEPLDTFPAEPLVSAEGQVLDEWLDHNGHMNVAYYLLIFDRATDRFLAMLGKNPEYIRRTQCSTFALEMHLTYDRELRPRAPYVVHTRLVDHDHKRVHLLHSMHHAEEGWLAATNESITMHIDLRARRSAPFPPEITTRLDVLAAAHAGLPPDDHIGRRIGIRRRG; the protein is encoded by the coding sequence ATGACCACGAGCCCCGCCCAGATCGAACCGCTGGACACCTTCCCCGCCGAGCCGCTGGTCAGCGCCGAAGGACAGGTGCTCGACGAATGGCTGGACCACAACGGCCACATGAACGTGGCTTACTACCTGCTGATCTTCGACCGCGCCACCGACCGCTTCCTGGCGATGCTCGGCAAGAACCCCGAATACATCCGCCGCACGCAGTGCTCCACATTCGCGCTCGAGATGCACCTGACCTACGATCGCGAACTGCGCCCGCGCGCGCCCTACGTGGTGCACACGCGACTCGTCGACCACGACCACAAGCGCGTGCATCTGCTGCATTCGATGCATCACGCCGAGGAAGGCTGGCTGGCCGCGACCAACGAATCGATCACCATGCACATCGACCTGCGCGCACGCCGCTCCGCGCCCTTCCCGCCCGAGATCACGACGCGGCTGGACGTGCTCGCCGCAGCGCATGCCGGCCTGCCGCCCGACGACCACATCGGCCGGCGCATCGGCATACGGCGGCGCGGCTGA
- a CDS encoding HDOD domain-containing protein gives MNPRVRPRNEIVGDIRAFLEAAESLPTPQGTALRIIELARDADAGLEDLVRVIQTDPALTGFVLRAASAARFYNMRGTASVQHAVQRLGLNAIRSYALVLSLITQSRRLDCQAFDYDRFWAGSLHTGILTEALAVAAHHQSADDTFALGLLGNVGMLAFATAQPAEYSRVLAVARYAKTELAPLEREVFGFDHHELAAVMLVDWGLPTSTADIVYWQRDPEGGGFAPGSTPYLLASIVRLARSASNYLLDPDEADAHLANMHLRAAVIELETDILHEVVANSVDALREWTRLIGMPMPALDAQRLAALA, from the coding sequence ATGAATCCGCGGGTGCGTCCACGCAACGAGATCGTCGGTGACATCCGTGCCTTCCTCGAAGCGGCCGAATCGCTGCCCACGCCGCAGGGCACGGCCTTGCGCATCATCGAACTGGCACGCGATGCGGATGCCGGGCTCGAAGACCTCGTTCGCGTGATCCAGACCGACCCGGCGCTGACCGGCTTCGTGCTGCGCGCCGCCTCGGCTGCACGCTTCTACAACATGCGCGGCACGGCCAGCGTGCAGCACGCGGTGCAGCGTCTGGGCCTGAACGCGATCCGCAGCTACGCGCTGGTGCTGTCGCTGATCACCCAGTCGCGCCGACTCGATTGCCAGGCCTTCGACTACGACCGCTTCTGGGCCGGGTCGCTGCACACGGGTATTCTCACCGAAGCGCTGGCGGTGGCGGCGCATCACCAGTCGGCTGACGACACCTTCGCGCTGGGCCTGCTCGGCAACGTCGGCATGCTCGCCTTCGCCACCGCGCAGCCGGCCGAATACTCCCGCGTGCTGGCCGTCGCCCGCTACGCGAAGACCGAGCTTGCGCCGCTCGAGCGCGAGGTCTTCGGTTTCGACCATCACGAGCTGGCGGCGGTGATGCTGGTCGACTGGGGGCTGCCCACGTCCACGGCCGACATCGTGTACTGGCAGCGTGACCCCGAGGGCGGCGGTTTCGCGCCGGGCTCCACGCCGTATCTGCTTGCCAGCATCGTGCGTCTGGCGCGCAGCGCCAGCAACTACCTGCTCGACCCGGACGAGGCCGACGCGCATCTGGCGAACATGCATTTGCGCGCGGCGGTCATCGAGCTGGAAACGGACATCCTGCACGAGGTCGTCGCGAACTCGGTCGATGCCTTGCGCGAGTGGACGCGGCTGATCGGCATGCCGATGCCGGCGCTCGACGCGCAACGGCTCGCCGCACTCGCCTGA
- a CDS encoding DUF1631 family protein produces MSEADSIPVSPARPSVGAYAAVLAECSRLLGERTAAQLEALHDHLLREVQGAVRETYDALRSDVFSELLRTLRQHGPVAAEAFPSHFQRVSRERMARSARSPATSRERIGTRVELSLLDDKVFSESLAVRTQGHILASPCEDELSQLRARVARMFDEDAVDEMRNPLAPEAVAEALKHACWTLECSDAAREALFIQATRLLAPTMPQTYRALNEYLDERRVLPRLRPHVRRDRVRALTRREAAPGATADLVKRLVAPASSQGASPPVGAQGGNVSPVVLDALARLQRGEGEVELGGERFCVDVAAAETMNVLRALLDAGLARQVGALDRVVIDVVATLFDLIFDDERVPEAMKGLIGRLQLPVLRLALVDHDFFSNREHAARRLINALAQAAATWDGEVTTDCALYRVAEPLVQRIQSAGGSELGAFVDALRRLETFLAEQDRIADEKAATLTTALSAREAQEIARGIAAARVAPHVVDERLPVTVRDLLRDWWSAVLADAALAGGEDGDAWQDALATMRDLVWSVQPKSGGEERQRLVRMLPGLLARLRRGLDDRRMPEAAREAFFAALVRHHAKAIKNDMQAPTTAAPAVAAPVASPQAIGHDGLDELHRGDWVEIALEAGQRRAVRLSWVSPARTLFLFTNRQGARALALTRGELARRFERGEALLIDDEPLMDRLVADVLEAYRPQPAGATS; encoded by the coding sequence GTGAGCGAAGCCGATTCGATTCCTGTCAGCCCCGCCCGCCCCTCTGTCGGCGCCTACGCGGCCGTGCTGGCCGAGTGCAGCCGCCTGCTCGGCGAGCGCACGGCGGCGCAGCTCGAGGCCCTGCACGACCATTTGCTGCGCGAAGTCCAGGGCGCCGTGCGCGAGACCTACGATGCCTTGCGCAGCGACGTGTTTTCCGAGCTTTTGCGCACGCTGCGCCAGCACGGTCCGGTCGCGGCCGAGGCCTTCCCTTCGCATTTCCAGCGTGTGTCGCGCGAGCGCATGGCGCGTTCGGCACGCTCGCCGGCAACCTCCAGAGAGCGCATCGGCACGCGTGTCGAGCTGAGTCTGCTCGACGACAAGGTGTTCTCCGAATCCCTGGCCGTGCGCACCCAGGGGCATATACTCGCCAGTCCCTGCGAGGATGAGCTGAGCCAGCTGCGGGCGCGCGTGGCGCGCATGTTCGACGAGGACGCGGTCGACGAGATGCGCAATCCGCTCGCCCCGGAGGCCGTAGCCGAGGCGCTCAAGCACGCGTGCTGGACGCTCGAATGCAGCGACGCGGCGCGCGAAGCGCTGTTCATTCAAGCCACCCGGCTGCTTGCACCGACGATGCCGCAGACCTACCGCGCGCTCAACGAATATCTTGACGAGCGGCGCGTGTTGCCGCGGCTGCGCCCGCATGTCCGGCGTGATCGCGTGCGGGCCCTGACGCGCCGCGAAGCTGCCCCCGGCGCTACGGCCGACCTCGTCAAGCGCCTGGTCGCCCCCGCGTCGTCGCAGGGGGCCTCGCCCCCGGTCGGGGCACAGGGCGGAAACGTCAGCCCGGTGGTGCTCGATGCGCTCGCGCGCTTGCAGCGCGGCGAGGGCGAAGTCGAACTCGGCGGCGAACGCTTTTGCGTCGATGTGGCTGCGGCCGAAACGATGAATGTGCTGCGTGCACTGCTCGATGCGGGGCTGGCGCGTCAGGTCGGTGCGCTCGACCGCGTCGTCATCGACGTCGTCGCCACCCTGTTCGACTTGATCTTCGACGACGAGCGCGTGCCCGAGGCCATGAAAGGGCTGATCGGCCGATTGCAATTGCCGGTGCTGCGTCTGGCGCTGGTCGATCACGACTTCTTCTCCAATCGCGAACATGCCGCACGGCGTCTGATCAATGCGTTGGCGCAGGCGGCCGCGACCTGGGACGGCGAAGTCACGACGGACTGCGCGCTGTACCGCGTGGCCGAACCGCTGGTGCAGCGCATTCAGAGTGCGGGCGGGTCTGAACTCGGCGCGTTCGTCGACGCCCTGCGCCGTCTCGAGACCTTCCTCGCCGAGCAGGATCGCATCGCCGACGAGAAGGCCGCGACGCTCACCACCGCCCTGAGTGCGCGTGAGGCGCAGGAGATTGCACGCGGCATCGCGGCCGCGCGCGTCGCCCCGCATGTGGTCGATGAGCGCCTGCCGGTGACGGTGCGCGACCTGTTGCGCGACTGGTGGAGCGCCGTGCTGGCCGATGCGGCGCTGGCCGGCGGCGAGGATGGTGACGCCTGGCAGGACGCACTGGCGACCATGCGCGATCTGGTGTGGAGCGTGCAGCCCAAGAGCGGTGGCGAGGAGCGACAGCGTCTGGTGCGCATGTTGCCTGGCTTGCTTGCGCGCCTGCGCCGCGGTCTGGATGACCGGCGCATGCCCGAGGCCGCGCGCGAGGCTTTTTTCGCCGCGCTGGTGCGTCACCACGCCAAGGCCATCAAGAACGACATGCAAGCGCCGACTACCGCCGCTCCCGCCGTTGCCGCTCCCGTGGCGAGTCCGCAAGCCATCGGGCACGACGGACTGGACGAGCTGCATCGCGGCGACTGGGTGGAAATCGCGCTCGAAGCGGGGCAGCGCCGCGCCGTGCGTCTGTCCTGGGTGAGCCCGGCGCGCACCCTGTTCCTGTTTACCAATCGTCAGGGCGCACGCGCACTGGCGCTCACGCGCGGCGAGCTGGCGCGGCGCTTCGAACGCGGCGAGGCCCTGTTGATCGACGACGAGCCGCTGATGGATCGTCTGGTCGCCGATGTCCTCGAAGCCTATCGCCCGCAGCCGGCAGGAGCGACGTCATGA